A single Oncorhynchus mykiss isolate Arlee chromosome 24, USDA_OmykA_1.1, whole genome shotgun sequence DNA region contains:
- the LOC118944081 gene encoding E3 ubiquitin-protein ligase RNF182 yields MAKDDMAEVDSASSGAEPTRGLEIAFPYEEYECKICYNYFDLDRRAPKILECLHTFCEECLNTLHLREERPWRISCPICRHRTPVPDYRIQNLPNNTKVTEDFPLYIDSDPLPQDALPLYPPPLHPALVALRREEASGASTSQATPSTTLSTATTLSQDSVRYDSCQSCKRVALTTGCVCVIFSFLSMLVLLFMGLIFVHSHSNPPSPAGPICLSVASILAMFSVVVTWLICWLKYRPDHESGRSSGTNRRNA; encoded by the coding sequence ATGGCGAAAGATGACATGGCAGAGGTAGATTCAGCATCCAGTGGAGCGGAACCCACGCGCGGGCTGGAGATAGCGTTCCCATACGAGGAGTATGAATGCAAAATATGTTACAATTATTTCGACCTTGACCGTCGCGCACCCAAGATTTTAGAATGCTTGCACACATTTTGCGAGGAGTGCCTGAACACTCTCCATCTCCGCGAGGAGCGTCCATGGCGAATCAGCTGCCCTATATGTCGCCACAGGACGCCCGTGCCGGACTATCGAATACAAAACCTGCCCAATAATACCAAGGTAACGGAGGATTTCCCATTGTACATTGACTCTGACCCTCTGCCTCAGGATGCCTtgcccctctaccctcctccgtTGCACCCCGCACTCGTCGCCCTCAGGCGCGAGGAGGCATCGGGGGCGTCCACTAGCCAAGCTACCCCCTCCACTACCTTGTCCACCGCCACTACCCTCTCCCAGGACTCCGTGCGCTATGACAGCTGTCAGAGCTGCAAGCGGGTTGCCCTGACtacgggctgtgtgtgtgtgatattctccTTTCTGTCCATGCTGGTTCTGCTCTTCATGGGCCTGATCTTCGTGCACAGTCACAGCAACCCGCCCTCGCCCGCGGGCCCCATCTGCCTGTCGGTGGCCAGCATCCTAGCCATGTTCTCGGTGGTCGTCACGTGGCTGATCTGCTGGTTAAAATATAGACCAGATCACGAGTCAGGCCGCTCGTCTGGAACGAATAGGAGGAACGCCTGA